From the Lancefieldella sp. Marseille-Q7238 genome, one window contains:
- a CDS encoding ABC transporter ATP-binding protein gives MEANSEYAVQMQGITKVFGTFKALDSVDLNVRKQSVHAILGENGAGKSTLMNVLYGLYSADEGEVFLNGKHVDISNPNDAIAQGIGMVHQHFMLVDNFTVTENIVLGDEVTSFAGVLDPKKAREKVLEIVNEYGFDVDPDAKIEDITVGMQQRVEILKALYRGADTLILDEPTAVLTPQEIEKLIQIMRDLVSKGKTIIIITHKLKEIMSSADECTIIRRGKYMGTVDVAKTNETELANKMVGRNVNLHVDKKPAKPGEVLLSIRDLHVKDERGIEQVNGLNLEVRAGEIVGLAGIDGNGQRELADAINSLVKPESGTIAIRGEEVQATTPHNVISHSVATIPSDRQRWGLVLPFSVAENMVLERHNEEMFGKGVSLDYAKVNEFAKGLIEEFDIRPAGCFDHNAGGLSGGNQQKVIIAREVSGAPDVLIAIQPTRGLDVGAIEFVHKALIRERDRGAAILLISLELDEVMDVSDRIAVIYAGKIVGTFDQGAITEEQAGLLMAGGGEEWLLSPK, from the coding sequence GTGGAAGCTAACTCGGAATATGCCGTTCAGATGCAGGGCATCACGAAAGTGTTCGGTACGTTCAAAGCGCTCGACAGCGTTGATTTGAATGTGCGCAAACAATCCGTTCATGCCATCTTGGGTGAAAACGGCGCAGGTAAGAGTACCTTGATGAATGTGCTCTACGGCCTCTATTCTGCAGATGAGGGAGAAGTCTTCCTCAATGGCAAGCATGTAGACATCTCAAATCCAAATGATGCCATTGCACAGGGTATTGGTATGGTTCACCAGCACTTTATGCTGGTCGACAACTTTACGGTAACTGAAAACATCGTCCTAGGAGACGAGGTTACGTCATTTGCGGGCGTCCTTGATCCAAAGAAGGCGCGCGAGAAGGTCCTTGAGATCGTCAATGAGTACGGTTTCGATGTTGATCCCGATGCGAAGATTGAAGACATTACCGTCGGCATGCAGCAGCGCGTGGAGATTTTGAAAGCGCTGTACCGCGGGGCCGATACTCTGATTCTTGACGAGCCAACCGCAGTGTTGACCCCTCAGGAAATCGAAAAACTCATTCAAATTATGCGTGACCTGGTGAGTAAGGGTAAAACCATCATCATCATCACACACAAGTTGAAAGAAATTATGTCTTCGGCCGATGAGTGCACCATTATCCGCCGCGGCAAATATATGGGTACTGTTGACGTTGCAAAGACCAATGAGACCGAGTTGGCAAACAAGATGGTCGGACGCAATGTTAATCTGCACGTTGACAAGAAGCCCGCGAAGCCGGGAGAGGTACTGCTTTCCATCCGTGATCTTCACGTAAAGGATGAACGTGGTATTGAGCAGGTCAACGGTCTTAATTTGGAAGTTCGTGCTGGCGAGATCGTAGGTCTTGCCGGTATTGACGGCAACGGTCAGCGCGAGCTTGCCGATGCCATTAATTCGCTGGTAAAGCCCGAATCGGGAACCATCGCTATTCGCGGAGAAGAAGTGCAGGCAACGACGCCTCACAATGTCATCAGCCATTCGGTAGCAACAATTCCTTCTGATCGTCAGCGTTGGGGTTTGGTGCTGCCCTTCTCGGTAGCGGAAAACATGGTGCTTGAGCGCCACAATGAGGAAATGTTTGGCAAAGGGGTTTCCCTGGATTACGCCAAGGTAAATGAGTTTGCCAAAGGTCTTATCGAAGAGTTTGATATCAGACCCGCAGGCTGTTTTGACCATAACGCGGGCGGCCTTTCCGGAGGCAACCAGCAAAAAGTCATCATTGCGCGCGAGGTTTCGGGTGCGCCTGACGTGCTCATTGCCATCCAGCCGACACGAGGCCTTGACGTGGGTGCCATTGAGTTTGTTCACAAAGCGCTCATCCGGGAGCGCGATCGCGGAGCGGCTATTCTTTTGATCTCACTTGAGCTCGATGAGGTTATGGATGTGTCCGATCGCATTGCCGTTATTTATGCCGGAAAGATCGTCGGCACCTTTGATCAGGGCGCCATTACCGAGGAGCAGGCAGGTCTCCTCATGGCGGGAGGTGGTGAGGAGTGGCTGCTCTCACCAAAATAA
- a CDS encoding ABC transporter permease, giving the protein MAALTKIMRKPITSAIVAILFGFFIATIVLASAGYDPIEAFSALVDGMIGKPKYIANVIIKATPLLFTGVAVAFAFRVGLFNIGAEGQYVFGTVFATMVGILLDLPPVLEIPVVLLSGMLAGAAAGALIGWLKAKFGIHEVITSIMFNWISLYFSNFVVNSEVFHKTNSTKSLPINPSGHTMLFTDMKSTPEGLAALKDIPVVGDAIARTDANIGIIVAIIAAIFIGWLLMRTKVGYEMRAVGFNRDAAQFTGINVSRNLVLCMAISGALCGIAGALNITGLNPHSISTLAAFENYGFNGLSVAFIAGCSPVGCIPASLLFAGLLYGGQSVQQVVGAPSEIISIIIGTIVFFMALGGVIPMLAEYLDRRRAKQAKLAEGSGGADVATDDSTHGKEAK; this is encoded by the coding sequence GTGGCTGCTCTCACCAAAATAATGAGAAAGCCGATTACTTCGGCAATCGTTGCTATCTTGTTCGGTTTTTTTATCGCAACCATCGTGTTGGCTTCTGCGGGCTATGACCCTATTGAGGCGTTTAGCGCTCTCGTTGACGGCATGATTGGCAAGCCGAAATATATTGCAAATGTAATCATCAAGGCTACTCCGCTGCTCTTTACGGGTGTGGCCGTAGCGTTCGCGTTCCGCGTGGGTCTCTTTAACATTGGCGCTGAGGGCCAGTACGTGTTTGGTACGGTCTTTGCCACCATGGTCGGCATTCTGCTTGATTTGCCGCCGGTACTTGAGATTCCTGTGGTGCTCTTGTCGGGCATGCTTGCAGGAGCCGCCGCGGGCGCTCTTATCGGATGGCTGAAGGCCAAATTTGGCATTCATGAGGTTATTACTAGCATCATGTTTAACTGGATCAGCCTCTATTTCAGCAACTTTGTGGTGAATTCTGAGGTCTTTCATAAAACTAATTCCACCAAGTCGCTGCCGATTAACCCTTCAGGTCATACCATGCTTTTTACAGACATGAAGTCTACTCCCGAAGGCCTTGCGGCGCTTAAGGATATCCCTGTGGTCGGAGACGCCATTGCGCGTACCGACGCTAATATTGGCATCATTGTAGCCATTATCGCAGCTATTTTCATCGGCTGGCTGCTCATGCGCACGAAGGTAGGATATGAGATGCGCGCCGTTGGCTTTAACCGCGACGCCGCCCAATTTACCGGCATCAACGTCAGTCGTAACCTGGTGCTGTGCATGGCTATCTCCGGCGCTCTCTGCGGCATTGCAGGCGCTCTGAACATTACGGGCTTGAATCCGCACAGTATCTCAACGCTCGCTGCGTTTGAAAACTATGGATTCAACGGCCTGTCCGTTGCCTTTATCGCAGGTTGCTCGCCTGTCGGCTGCATTCCCGCGTCCCTGCTCTTTGCCGGCCTTTTGTACGGAGGACAGTCTGTGCAGCAGGTCGTAGGAGCTCCGTCCGAAATCATCAGCATCATCATCGGCACTATCGTCTTCTTTATGGCGCTTGGTGGCGTCATTCCGATGCTGGCTGAGTATCTTGACCGTCGCCGCGCCAAGCAAGCTAAGCTTGCCGAAGGATCCGGTGGAGCTGATGTGGCGACTGATGACAGCACTCACGGAAAGGAGGCGAAGTAG
- a CDS encoding ABC transporter permease codes for MDMNALIKILVLLVGGTLMYSTPLVFGALGGVLSERSGVVNIGIEGMMNVGAFAGVAGSYLTGNPWIGLLCAGIAGGLVALLHAVASITFNADQTVSGVAINLLAPGIALFACGHLFEGAKQTPAVTTLPKLFGDGAFNDTLFAALNVDITVLLALIASAVVWFVLYRTKWGLRIRSVGEHPHASETLGIGVRRTRYICVVISGILAGFGGASVTLAIISQYTQTAISGQGFIALAAVIFGKWKPQGAYGACLLFGFTQELAILLGGGATPIPSEIISMLPYFITIITLILFVGRSVAPKADGVPYVKGSR; via the coding sequence ATGGATATGAACGCTTTGATTAAAATTCTCGTACTGCTTGTCGGCGGTACGCTGATGTACTCCACTCCGCTGGTATTCGGTGCTCTTGGCGGTGTTCTTTCCGAGCGCTCCGGTGTCGTAAACATCGGTATTGAAGGCATGATGAACGTTGGTGCCTTTGCAGGTGTTGCCGGCAGCTATCTCACTGGCAATCCGTGGATCGGCCTTCTGTGCGCGGGTATTGCGGGCGGTTTGGTAGCCCTTTTGCACGCGGTTGCTTCCATTACCTTCAACGCGGACCAAACAGTTTCGGGTGTTGCTATCAACCTTTTGGCTCCCGGTATCGCGCTTTTTGCCTGCGGTCATCTATTTGAGGGTGCAAAGCAAACGCCAGCCGTTACAACACTGCCAAAGCTCTTTGGAGACGGCGCCTTTAACGACACGCTCTTTGCTGCACTCAACGTGGACATCACGGTTCTTCTCGCCCTTATCGCTTCGGCTGTTGTGTGGTTTGTGCTCTATCGCACCAAATGGGGCCTGCGGATTCGCTCTGTCGGCGAGCACCCCCACGCGTCTGAGACGCTTGGCATTGGCGTTCGCCGGACACGCTACATCTGCGTAGTTATCTCCGGTATTCTCGCCGGTTTCGGCGGCGCGTCCGTGACGCTGGCGATTATTTCTCAGTACACGCAGACGGCCATTTCCGGCCAGGGCTTCATTGCGCTTGCCGCGGTCATTTTTGGTAAGTGGAAACCACAGGGAGCGTACGGCGCGTGCCTGCTCTTTGGCTTTACGCAGGAACTGGCAATCCTTCTGGGCGGCGGTGCGACACCTATTCCGTCCGAGATTATCTCGATGCTGCCGTACTTCATTACCATCATCACGCTCATACTCTTTGTGGGTCGTTCGGTGGCTCCAAAGGCCGATGGCGTTCCGTATGTTAAGGGGAGCCGTTAA
- a CDS encoding cytidine deaminase has translation MAADYQFEKVPSAEELVELAVKAREKAYVPYSHFAVGAALLCSDGAVYGGANLENAAYTPTNCAERTAFFRAVFEGRRNFSAIAVVGGPEGQLVSEWCTPCGVCRQVIREWCNPDTFRVILGRAGSKPREFLLREILPMGFGPEDLGESGPSGMSGGNFVERDGASDCGCGY, from the coding sequence ATGGCTGCTGATTATCAGTTTGAAAAGGTCCCGTCTGCTGAGGAGCTGGTCGAGCTTGCCGTTAAAGCTCGCGAGAAGGCCTACGTGCCGTATTCGCATTTCGCAGTTGGAGCGGCTTTGCTCTGTTCCGATGGCGCAGTCTACGGCGGCGCAAATCTTGAGAACGCCGCGTATACGCCTACAAACTGCGCTGAACGCACAGCGTTCTTTCGAGCCGTTTTTGAAGGCAGGCGGAATTTTTCCGCCATTGCGGTGGTCGGCGGGCCTGAAGGACAGCTGGTCAGTGAGTGGTGCACGCCATGCGGTGTATGCCGTCAGGTAATTCGTGAGTGGTGCAATCCCGATACCTTCCGCGTAATTTTGGGTCGCGCGGGCTCAAAGCCGCGTGAATTTTTGCTGCGTGAGATTTTGCCCATGGGCTTTGGCCCTGAGGATCTGGGAGAAAGTGGGCCTTCGGGCATGTCAGGCGGCAACTTCGTTGAGCGCGACGGCGCATCGGACTGTGGATGCGGCTACTAG
- a CDS encoding pyrimidine-nucleoside phosphorylase, which yields MRMYDVIEKKRDGGELTDEEIDFFISGYVSSEIPDYQASALAMAIFYEGMTPRETAKLTMAMAESGDMMDLSAIPGIKVDKHSTGGVGDKTTLVVAPIVASLGVKVAKMSGRGLGHTGGTLDKLESIPGLSVEISEPDFFEQVNKIGVAVAGQTGNLVPADKKLYALRDVTATVDSVPLIASSIMSKKIASGSNCILLDVKCGSGAFMKTVDAAIELAEAMVSIGEHVGRTTAALITGMDRPLGKNIGNALEVSEAVATLRGEGPEDLTAVCIELAANMLHLAGKGSVAECRDLAQGQIANGEGLAKLVEMVTAQGGDAAVIWDTSKFDAAPFRREVLVEESGYISAMNAERVGIASVALGAGREKKGDPIDMAAGIILERKTGDYVEKGEVLATLLTSDEKRLDDSERIFREALSFGHEQPVLEPLFFARVSRDGVEKLA from the coding sequence ATGCGCATGTATGATGTGATTGAGAAAAAGCGCGATGGTGGTGAACTTACCGACGAAGAGATTGACTTTTTTATTTCCGGTTATGTGTCCAGTGAGATTCCCGACTATCAGGCATCGGCTTTGGCAATGGCGATTTTTTATGAGGGCATGACGCCCCGAGAGACTGCCAAGCTTACCATGGCGATGGCTGAGTCGGGCGATATGATGGACCTCTCGGCTATTCCCGGCATTAAAGTTGATAAACACTCCACCGGCGGTGTTGGCGATAAGACCACGCTAGTGGTAGCCCCAATCGTGGCATCGCTTGGCGTCAAGGTTGCCAAAATGAGTGGTCGCGGTTTGGGTCATACGGGCGGCACGCTGGATAAGCTTGAGTCAATTCCCGGGCTTTCCGTTGAGATTTCCGAGCCCGACTTCTTCGAGCAGGTAAACAAGATTGGCGTTGCGGTAGCTGGACAAACAGGCAATCTAGTGCCGGCCGATAAAAAACTGTATGCGCTGCGAGACGTGACCGCTACGGTTGACAGCGTACCTTTGATAGCGTCATCCATCATGTCGAAAAAGATCGCTTCTGGTTCAAACTGCATCCTTTTGGATGTCAAATGTGGCTCCGGCGCCTTCATGAAGACAGTGGATGCGGCCATTGAGTTGGCTGAGGCTATGGTTTCTATTGGCGAGCATGTGGGTCGTACAACCGCCGCTTTGATTACCGGCATGGATCGACCACTGGGCAAAAATATCGGTAACGCGCTGGAAGTTTCAGAAGCTGTGGCAACTCTTCGCGGCGAAGGTCCCGAGGACCTGACGGCGGTTTGTATTGAGCTTGCTGCCAACATGCTGCACCTTGCCGGCAAGGGAAGCGTCGCAGAATGTCGCGATCTGGCGCAAGGTCAGATTGCCAATGGCGAAGGCCTGGCGAAACTTGTGGAGATGGTTACCGCCCAAGGTGGAGACGCTGCGGTGATTTGGGATACTTCGAAGTTTGATGCAGCGCCGTTCCGTCGTGAGGTGCTGGTGGAAGAGTCCGGCTATATAAGCGCGATGAATGCCGAGCGCGTGGGCATAGCATCCGTAGCGCTTGGCGCCGGCCGCGAGAAAAAAGGCGATCCTATTGATATGGCAGCCGGTATCATCCTTGAACGTAAGACCGGTGATTATGTCGAGAAGGGCGAGGTGCTTGCAACGCTTCTGACTTCTGACGAGAAGCGCCTGGATGACAGTGAGCGCATCTTCCGTGAAGCGCTGTCGTTCGGACATGAGCAGCCGGTGCTTGAACCGCTCTTCTTTGCCCGCGTTTCTCGCGACGGTGTGGAAAAGCTCGCGTAG
- a CDS encoding phosphoketolase has translation MAQPVIGTPWQRLNQPVSEEELAGVDKYWRTANYLSIGQIYLRSNPLMKEGFNREDVKHRLVGHWGTTPGLNFLFGHVNRFIHDHNQNTIFLMGPGHGGPAGTAQSLLDGTYRETYPFITDDEAGLQKFFRRFSYPGGIPSHYAPETPGSIHEGGELGYTLSHAYGAVLDNPSLLAVAVVGDGESETGPLATSWQTNKFMDPLTDGIVLPVLHLNGYKIANPTILSRISDGERDEFFRGMGYHPYTFVAGFDDEDHASIHRRFAALFEAVFDEICSIKSRAAAGDASRPYYPMIIFRTPKGWTCPPYIDGKKTEGSWRAHQVPLASARDTEAHFQVLRDWLESYRPEQLFNENGSIRPEVTSFMPVGELRLGANPNTNGGLLRKTLDLPDAREYEIPVGEKGHGFGATEATRVLGEYTADLINKNRSDFRIFGPDETASNRLQPSFQVTDKQWFGGFNDDFENDEHISPVGNVIEQLSEHQCEGLLEGYVLTGRYGMWSSYESFVHIVDSMINQHAKWLEATVRHIPWRKPISAVNVLLSSHVWRQDHNGFSHQDPGFVDVLLNKCYNNDHVMNIYYPADANLLLAVGEKAYTSTNCINAIFAGKQPAPTWVTLDEAREELEHGAVEWKWASNVSAGEDYDIVLASCGDVPTMELLAALDMLSKLGIKARFVNVLELLKIQNADENDQALSDEEFTELFSADKPVLFAFHAYAGTIHRLIWNRPNHDNFKVHGYEEQGSTTTPYDMLRLNHMDRWALAADALRMIDADKWAEQIAEWEQFRTDAFNFAVEKGYDHPAFTDWVWPDASDAGESLSATKATGGDNE, from the coding sequence ATGGCTCAGCCTGTTATCGGTACGCCTTGGCAAAGGCTCAATCAGCCTGTTTCCGAGGAAGAGCTTGCCGGTGTCGACAAGTATTGGCGAACGGCAAACTATCTTTCTATCGGTCAGATTTACCTGCGCAGCAACCCTCTTATGAAGGAAGGCTTCAACCGGGAAGATGTTAAGCACCGGCTGGTGGGGCACTGGGGAACCACACCCGGCTTGAATTTCTTGTTTGGCCATGTCAATCGCTTTATCCACGATCACAATCAGAACACTATCTTTCTTATGGGCCCCGGTCACGGCGGACCTGCTGGCACTGCTCAGTCGCTGCTTGATGGCACGTATCGCGAGACGTATCCCTTCATTACCGATGACGAAGCTGGTTTGCAAAAGTTCTTCCGTCGCTTCTCGTATCCCGGCGGTATCCCTTCGCACTATGCTCCTGAAACTCCCGGATCCATCCATGAGGGCGGCGAGCTTGGCTATACGCTCTCTCATGCCTACGGCGCGGTGCTTGACAATCCGTCGCTTTTGGCCGTTGCCGTTGTGGGTGACGGTGAGTCCGAGACCGGTCCTCTTGCAACCAGCTGGCAGACGAACAAGTTCATGGATCCTCTCACCGATGGTATTGTACTGCCGGTGCTTCACCTGAACGGTTACAAGATTGCTAACCCGACTATCCTTTCGCGTATTTCTGACGGAGAGCGCGACGAGTTCTTCCGCGGCATGGGATACCACCCCTATACGTTTGTCGCCGGCTTTGACGATGAGGACCACGCGTCCATTCACCGTCGCTTTGCCGCCCTTTTTGAGGCGGTCTTTGACGAAATCTGCTCCATCAAGAGCCGTGCCGCTGCGGGCGATGCGTCCCGCCCATATTATCCGATGATTATTTTCCGTACGCCTAAAGGTTGGACCTGTCCGCCTTACATTGACGGCAAGAAAACCGAAGGTTCATGGCGTGCGCACCAGGTGCCTCTGGCGTCTGCTCGCGATACGGAAGCTCACTTCCAGGTGCTTCGCGATTGGCTTGAGTCCTACAGGCCTGAGCAGCTCTTTAATGAGAACGGTTCCATTCGTCCTGAGGTCACGTCATTCATGCCTGTCGGCGAGCTTCGTCTCGGCGCAAATCCGAACACGAACGGCGGTCTGCTTCGCAAGACGCTTGACCTGCCTGACGCTCGTGAGTATGAGATTCCTGTGGGCGAGAAGGGCCACGGCTTCGGAGCTACTGAAGCAACTCGCGTTCTTGGTGAGTACACAGCCGATCTTATCAATAAGAATCGCTCTGACTTCCGCATCTTCGGCCCGGACGAGACGGCGTCCAACCGCCTGCAGCCTTCTTTCCAGGTGACGGACAAGCAGTGGTTCGGCGGCTTTAACGATGACTTTGAAAATGACGAGCATATCTCGCCTGTCGGCAACGTTATTGAGCAGCTTTCCGAGCATCAATGCGAAGGCCTGCTCGAGGGCTATGTGTTGACCGGCCGCTACGGTATGTGGTCAAGCTATGAGTCCTTCGTGCATATCGTGGATTCCATGATTAACCAGCATGCGAAATGGCTTGAGGCGACGGTTCGTCACATTCCTTGGCGTAAACCCATTTCAGCCGTTAACGTATTGCTTTCCAGCCATGTGTGGCGCCAAGATCACAACGGCTTCTCCCACCAGGATCCGGGCTTTGTCGATGTTCTGCTCAATAAGTGCTACAACAACGATCATGTGATGAACATCTACTATCCGGCTGACGCTAACCTCCTGCTTGCCGTGGGCGAGAAAGCATACACCTCCACCAACTGCATCAATGCTATCTTTGCGGGCAAGCAGCCTGCTCCGACATGGGTCACCCTTGACGAGGCTCGAGAAGAACTTGAGCACGGAGCCGTGGAGTGGAAGTGGGCTTCTAACGTGTCTGCAGGCGAAGACTACGATATTGTCCTTGCATCCTGCGGCGATGTGCCCACTATGGAACTTCTCGCAGCTCTTGATATGCTTAGCAAGCTGGGCATCAAAGCTCGCTTTGTCAACGTTTTGGAGCTGCTCAAGATTCAGAACGCGGACGAAAACGATCAGGCACTCTCGGATGAGGAGTTCACTGAGCTCTTCTCGGCAGATAAACCCGTCCTCTTTGCCTTCCACGCGTATGCGGGTACCATTCATCGTTTGATTTGGAACCGTCCAAACCACGACAACTTCAAGGTTCACGGATATGAGGAGCAAGGCTCTACGACTACGCCGTATGACATGCTTCGTCTGAATCACATGGATCGCTGGGCGCTGGCAGCTGATGCACTGCGCATGATTGACGCCGACAAATGGGCCGAGCAGATTGCTGAGTGGGAGCAGTTCCGTACCGATGCGTTTAACTTTGCCGTCGAGAAGGGCTACGATCACCCGGCGTTTACCGATTGGGTATGGCCGGACGCGTCAGATGCCGGCGAATCGCTTTCGGCAACCAAGGCAACAGGCGGCGATAACGAGTAG
- a CDS encoding TetR/AcrR family transcriptional regulator: MTQPLELEVVRPATLLQLDRRSLRTRLALRRALAEEIDAVGDLSQVTVTAVTDRAGVTRRTFYSHFKDIPNLVDRVEQDALQELKPYLSALAEVNLAQLKDALDSYKPCPGSAELLGAIRKRGFYLRALLGNGGDPAFAERLKRMVHEVIAKRALHDLDPRAVGPFFDYYLTFAISAEVGVLVRWLTGGMRETDEQMAGLMTALMFVAPGDLYGKPIKLDIPRFALATLVLGEKNNE; encoded by the coding sequence ATGACCCAGCCTCTGGAATTGGAAGTCGTTCGTCCGGCGACGCTCTTGCAGCTTGATCGCCGCTCACTGCGGACGCGCCTGGCACTGAGGCGCGCGCTCGCGGAAGAAATTGATGCGGTCGGAGATCTTTCCCAAGTGACCGTTACGGCCGTTACTGATCGCGCGGGAGTGACACGCCGCACGTTCTACTCTCATTTCAAAGATATTCCCAACTTGGTTGACCGGGTTGAGCAAGACGCTCTTCAAGAGCTGAAGCCCTATCTGTCAGCGCTTGCTGAAGTGAACCTTGCGCAGTTGAAAGACGCGCTTGACTCGTACAAACCCTGTCCCGGCTCCGCTGAACTTCTCGGCGCTATCCGTAAGCGTGGATTCTATCTACGCGCGCTTCTTGGTAATGGCGGAGATCCCGCCTTTGCCGAGCGTCTCAAGCGCATGGTTCATGAGGTCATTGCAAAGCGTGCCCTTCACGATTTGGACCCGCGTGCGGTCGGGCCGTTCTTTGACTACTATCTGACTTTTGCTATTTCCGCTGAGGTCGGCGTTTTGGTGCGCTGGCTTACCGGAGGCATGCGCGAAACTGACGAGCAGATGGCCGGCCTTATGACCGCGCTTATGTTTGTGGCGCCGGGCGACCTTTACGGCAAACCAATCAAA